The Tripterygium wilfordii isolate XIE 37 chromosome 21, ASM1340144v1, whole genome shotgun sequence genome segment gcagaggcagaggcagaggcagaggaGATAATAATCCACCCAGGTGAAATatgttaaataaataataagaaTTGGCATAAGGAAACAACCTCATAAATCTGACATCCCAAAGACCCTTTCAAACACCACCTCTCCCAACATCACAATAGCCGGATTCAAGAGACTCTGCATTTCTTCTCAACAAATAAATTGGCAACTTAAGTCTTCAGACTAACCAATATAAGCCACTAATTTGCAAATTTGTACACATATCTATGACAGAAATATTAAAACGACGTCTAAAAAATCAGAAATATATTAGGCAACTAATCTTGTCTAAAGAGGCAGTAAATATGGCAGCTTTTGGAAACTATACATAATACAATAGCATTATTTAAGGGCTTATTGATAGCAGAATATCCGACTGGGGCATTAAAAGATAAAGATTCAAACAACAGATAAACAAACAAGAACTTAGCCCAGCAAAGGCATTTCTTACCATTTCTACAGGAATTTCTCAATACTAGCAGCTAGAGTGGTTTTTGGAACGGCTCCAATAATGGTATCTTTCTTTTCTCCGTTCTTAAAAATTAAGACAGTAGGAATGCTTCGAATCCCATAATCAGATGCAACGGATGGGCACTCATCAGTATTAATTTTGTAGACTCTTATCTTCCCAACATATTGCTTTGCCAGTTCATCAATTATAGGGAGGAGCATACGACAGGGCCCACACCATGGAGCCCAAAATTCAACAACAACAGGGGATTCAGATTCAAGAACAACTGACTTCCAAGTTTTATCAGTAACAGATGGCACTGCAATtccaaggaagaagaaatggtGTGTTATGGCATTTGAAGATCTTTTCACAAATACAAGTTAAATTGTATCttaggggaaaaaagaaaggcTAGACAAAACAAGTAGCCAATATTTATTACAGTGAAGGGAAATAAACTCCACTTCCCAATCCATGGTTTTTCTTATAAAACCGATGCTCCAAGTTTAATACCCCATTAGAAATGGACAAATTTGCCCCCACTGCTGCCTTCTTATGCTTAGCCAACTCAAAAGAAGATGGGAAACTTGATGTCAAAGTTttagttccacaccaaatatcATTCCAGAAGGTTATTGTATTATCATTTCACACCACGAAAGTATATGAAGGGTTGACATTCTCCCCACTCTTTCTGCAACATCTTCCATTTACCACACCATGTGACTTAACAGAAATTATCCTTCAGCACATGCAAACTTTTCTCCCCGGTAAAATATAGCCATTCACCAAGAAAGGCTTGATTTAAAACGAAGATAATTTGATCCCCTTCCTAACCACCTGTGACCTATCTTGGTTGTTGAATACTATTCGACACATGAAACTTCCTTCACTCATTAGAACATCCCTGTAAACAATCTTCTTTGAATTCATTGCATTTTTCATGACTGATCAGGCATATAGTTAAAAGAAATCCGCTAATTTTAAGGTGATATgataaagataaaaatctgcAAAATTCATTCACTACATTGGATACATGATGCATGGTCTGCAAAGTGCATGTCAAAGATACACAGTACACATGGTGTTTGGTAACGAAATACTCCTaaagaacaaaattttcttACAATTTCTCTCTAAGCCCAAGtaataaaatgtgaaaagcatcaAAAGGGTACTTAGATTCAACTGTTATTTTTGAATAGATTCAGCTGTTGCAACGGCAAGCATTTATCACCAATAAAAAACCTAACTTGGTTCAATATCTTCTTTAGTTCAATTATCTCTAGTCTAACtcaaaattgaattatacatcaTTCATCATCCCCTCACATTGTATTATACATTTCTCATACTTCTTTGAGATTTCATGCAAACTACCATGAAACAGAAACCTCAATTTTTACTAAGCACCGTATGAATGTAAATTTGTCAGTTGCACACTcttcaacccaaaaaaaaattagagtttcCAATGTAACAAAATTTTGACACTGAATTTCACTAATCCGTCATGCATAACTgcaacaaattaaagaactgaataatagtaataataacgACGAAAGAACGAGTCTAACCATCAACGGCAATATCCTGAGACTCGCACACAATTCGTCCATTGCGACCTTGTCTTGATCTCTGAATCCGACTAGCCGATCCAAAAGAGCGAGTTTCAGGCGTCAATTTCATCCTGAGGCCTTTAAATTCCGGTAAGGCCCTCGATATCCGGCGACCAGAGACTGAAGACAAACACGAAGAGGCAGGAGACGGCGAAACAGCTGGTCTGGACAAGCCAGAGGCGCGAGAAACAGCTATCGATTCGAGCACAGTAGACATTGAAGCAGTGGATCGCAGCTCTCCCAATCCAAGAAGAAGCGAAAGAGAGATTTGTGAGTCGAGAGAGATGTCTGGTTCATGTTTGTTTGGATTTTAGTACTTAAGAATGGATATGGATGGTGGGCCCCATCTGTTCTTAGGTTGGTCTTCaagattttatgtatttttttatcaaaaaaaattaaacgtggaccgtttttaatatatatttgtgaaaaattactaaaaatttatatttaagatTATCCAAAAATATAGAAGTAACAATTTTAATTATAGATGCATTTGGCATTGCAAATATAAGCTCTATTACTCAATGAAAATTTTAAGCTCTAATACTTTACCGGTCAACATTAAACCCTCCCACTGTATTTTGTGTAAATTTTAAGGCCTCATATTTTTATCGGTTAATATCATACCCTCATACGATCACGtattttttatttacaattAACATTTTAATTAATCTAAAGGCCAGAGAAACTAATTCTTCATGCTATTAATTACACATTATGGTGGTTTCACATCATTAATGAGTACGTTTTACACTAAAAATTAAGCTGATTAAACGCATAGGGTTTTCTCATCTCATCTTCCTATAAAAGGTTGAAAGCAAGTCCTAaacaattatcaataaaaagaagaaaaaaaagagcaaaatgTTTGTGTATATCTTCTTATACACCATGGCAAGTTTATCTCAAGTATGATTGTTTTGTTCATGGTGAGTGAATCTGTGACCATGGTGTTGGGACAACAGTCAAGATATGAAATGACACTTGCGAATTGTAAAAGGAGGATTCCAATAGTGGAAGCTCAACAAATATTCGATTACATAGTCATGAACAAAGGGGTTACAAGCCTTGAAGCCTGTGATAAACTTGTGCAGGGTGGTCAAGCTTGTCATGGTGTATTAATAAAGGATACTATTACTAGATATCCCCATCTGTTTAAGCCAAATTATCCCAAGTATGATTGTTTTGTTCATGGCCATTTTTACTTTTGGCTCTCGCTTAATCCGTTTTCTAGATCCACCCCTGTTCTTTTGGGAGAGACTCTGTTTCGCCAATGAAAACTCTTACTTAACTGAATTGCCCAATAATCCAGCATTAGAAGATCAAACAAGTATCTCCTACAATACACTATCACAAGCCCTATAATAAACCTTCAAACAGGGCAATTTTTACTGCTTAGAAAACACAGTTATCAAGTATTAGCTCATCAGTTTGTGAAAAGTTGTTGTCCAGTGGATAAAAAAGGAAATGCAAAGGAGGCTGTAGTGTGGTGTGGTGTTGCGGTGGTTTACATCTACTAGAAAGTAGAAAGTGTTGAGGAGTGTGTAAGGATGAATTAACACAGGATGCTTAAACAAACTAAAGGACCAAAATAGATGGTGCATAGAATATGAATCAATGGACCCTGCAAAATTGGCTATCACAAAAATGTAATTTTAAACCGTCTAGCAATCTAAGGAGCTCTAGCCTAGTAGTGATCATCTGCTCCTTTCAACTCGCACCTTACTCTAAAACTAATGACATAACAGGTTAGCATTTCAAAACGAGTGTCTCCATTGGCAACTATCATACCAAATTTGCACTACGAGGTTTCCAGAAGAACACGAGGCAACAATCAGAAGCAAACAAGCTTCTCATGGTTTTGGACTGCTTCAAACCATaagaaatttaaacaaattgcaAGACAACAAGAGATTGGAATGTAGGATGAAAGAAATTACACTAAACAGTTGATACTTTATTAAAGAATCTGACTTTTAACGTTCACTCAGTTCTGAAACCAATAGATGAAAAACATGATGCATAGATTATAAGAACAACAAACTAATCAGACAACAAATTGGGATATAGCTATAAGAATTCTTTGTGTAGTATGAGGCAACTGTATGACTTGTAACTTTACTTGAAAAGAAAATGGATTTGTGAATCGTTACCTTAATTGCTTTTTTTTGGCTAGGAAAGTGCATATCACACAGCATACATCCGTTAATGAGCAAGCTACTTGTAAGAATATATGCAGTAAAATCCTTTTCTCAAGTTCTAAGCTTCATGCTGCATACTAGGTCAAGTTTCTCTCACGCATCAAGGCTTCCATCTTCTCAACATCTTCAGGAATATCAACACCATGAGCCTCGTGGTCAACTTTTATCACCTATACAACAGATTAAAAACTTTTGCTTAATCACAAATTTACAAGAAAATATGTAACATCGTACAATTTTCAGCACTTTAAACCAAAATTGAAGCGTTCAAAATCCTTTCAATTGGCAGATATGTATGAAGAGGTGCACTCTGAATGTTaggaaaaaggaaacaaatggtTTTGTTTCCACATAGGATGCAGAAATCCTTGGTAACCCTAAGAAGGCATCCAAGTTTCAAAACAATAGACCGAGCCATGTGAAGAAATACGTCAAAACTGACAAAGATAAAGGAATTTAGCAAGACCTTCATCCTATAACCATTCTCCAGGACTTTAAGTTGCTCCAGATCCTCCTCTAGTTGTAGTGGTGTAGGTTGGAGATCAGGATATATACGAAGAAACTTTGAATCATAGCTCTGACCAAATATAAGTATTAAGCTATTAGTAACGAGCACCGAATGAGAAAAGAGTTGGATACCATAAGCTGAAAATCATAATGTCCGGCTGAAAAgactaataaaaaataatcacaTTTTCATCTTGATACCTGAATCCCAAGATGAAGCAGATAAGGAAAATCTGGATTGACCTGTGCGGACCTGTGTAAGATAAACAAATTCATCAACCAGAACAAATCATGGAAGGAGAAAAGGAGTGATACAAGAGAGGAAATAGGGGGGATAGGATTCAAGATGTTATACAAACTCACTTATTGTATGGAATCAGTCCTCGTGAAAAATAAATAGCATAGCCACGATTATCCACCACACATTTAACTCGATTTGGATCAAAGGCATCCTCAGGTTTCAAAGAAGTGACTGCTGTACTAAACACTGCATCTGGGGCTGCCTGTGGGACACAAAGTGTGTTCACAATAACAAACTGAATAATTATACAGGACACAATAcatcaaattgcaaataaaaagAACCATATTTTTCTAAGAGTTGTGAgtcgtattttttttttaagattccATTTTATGCTGAACTCATCAAGATTAAGTAGTGCCTCATGTTGCACATGAATTTCTCTCAAGGAAAGATAGAAACTTGAGAGGCACCAAGAACAATTATCTATTCAAAATGGCAGGAAAAACAGTAGAAGAATCACCTGCAGCGCTTTAACAACCCCATCTATAATCTCAGGCTCAATGAGAGGCTCATCCCCTTGAATATTGACAACAATATCatatttcttttctaatttctGAAGTGCTTCATTGCATCGCTCCGTGCCTAATGGTAATCAACATGCCATATAATGtaaaatatgaaagaaaaagtattaacatcaaatgaaagaaaaggtaTTAACATCAAAGTTCTTTATTATATGATAACCAAATAGTTTACCATTTCGGCAAGATTCTGATGTCATTACCACATCGGCACCAAATCCTCTGCAGCATTCCGCAATCTTTTCATCATCTGTTGCCACCACTGAACCAGAAACAATGTCGGAAGAAATTTAAAGTTTAGACCATGCACATAGAAAGGCATACAAGAGGATTCCTAAACATCAGGAAAACTTAATGGATTTCACATGCACAAACCCAATATGAAGTTCAGCAAACTTGTTCAATCTAAAGACAATTAAGTAACCTTAGCAAAGTTCAGAGTTATCTGACATCAAAATCATATGTGGAAGCATAAGCACAGGATCAACATAGATGTGACTTCTTTTCTGAAACCTAAacaattttccctttttttgtgTGTATGGATAAGTAAATAGCAAGGGAGATGATATCAATTACATCCACCTCATGCCTCTCTTTTGAAGGTACCCAAAACATGGTCACTGCTATGAAAGCaattctccctctccctctcctatcctctcctctcctctcctctcctctcctcaccaTGTTTCCCCCCACACAATTTCTTTTAGTTACAAGCACAAAGCTCTTTCTCAACACATCAGGAAACCAACCAATTCATGTCCAATATTTGCAAAGCTAGTTCCCTTAATCAAGTCACCTACCTGGGATCAAGAGTGAAGTGTCTTTTTGAATTTTCCCATGAGAAGGTCGAAGAATCAGATTGTGGAGTTTAAATAAATAGACGTACCAACATGATCTAATGTAGTTGCCAATTTGCTTCTCTCCCAAGTTCTCTGTAGGAGACAAACTACAAAATCAGTAAAATTTGGTCACATTTGAGAAAATATTACAAGTAACGCATGTGTCCCTGTTTACAATTTCTTTTCAAAGCCACCTTAAGAAATCTATAACAATTCAGCAGTCATCAGGTAGCTCCATGCTTATGAAATTGAGTAATTACCTATGATTTATAAACGTATACAAACCTGAAAATGATGTAATCATGAACATATATGCAACACATTTTCGAAAAATCTCCATATACGCATGAGATCTTGATTTTATGCCAATTATTCAGCTCATCAAACCAACTACTTCAATCTGAAGTTTCCAATTTTTTCCTTTCTAGTCTTTTTTACACATTTGAACCCCCATCATTGCAGATGCTAATGTCACTAACCCAATAGCCATTGGCATTGGGATCAGCTAAGAAATATTAAGTCATGGTATAAAACCTAAAGGATAGCCCGGTTTAACAtgtatggagaaaaaaaaaaccgcaATTCAATTGCTACATTTGCAGAAGCTAGTTCTCATTTCTGGCCCAAGAAACACCATAAATTATGTAAAACTGCTGACTTTAACCAATTACACTGGATCTAAAACTTTTCCCTTCTCGTTACTACTTCCTCCCCAGAATTCCACTTAATTTCCCAAGTAAGATAGCCACACGAATCCAAACCAACATACAGAAATTCAAGCTTACTTGCATTTTGATCACAACAAATTCGGATGTAGAAACATGAAGCATGAAGACCGGCAAGATCCATAATTTCTTACTCCTCTACAAGTAAATTAACGAGTTTTTTATCCATTTTTGTTTCTAGGAAAAGTTCCAACATCAACTGCTGCTAAATTACACTAAATTGATTTGAAAGTTGAGATTAATGGTAAGAGGAAAACAAAAGTAGATTCAAATTAAATAAGGGAAAATGAGGCAAACGGGTACCTGGATCATGGGTTTGCCAAGGATTTCGACAAGGGGCTTCCCCTGGAACCGAGAGGAAGCAAAACGGGCGGGTATGATGCCCACGACCCGGCTCCTAAACTTCCTAAATCGACCCAGATATGCTGCGGCACCGATGGCCACTGATATGGCTGCTCCCGCCACAATGCCATGAACGATCCAAGACTTGGTCGACGAAGGAGACCCAGATGACGATGAAGAGGGGCTCATCTTCTTCACTTGGGTCTGGTATTTCGAATGTCACAGATAATCTTACAATTAAGGTTCCTTTCTTCCTAGATAGAGATACCAGATCACAACCATCCACTATAATGCGCGTGGGATTGTCGAACACTTGAACAGAGAATGTTTTTTCAGTCTCTCCTCCCTCTCTGTCTCTGCTCTCTCGCCGAACTCAAAAAGCTGCTTTGGGGGTCGCCGTGATTATAAATggacaattatttatttttacccTATTAACCAGacaataaatatttgttttatttcgtTGCCAAGAAACCCAAAAATTTGTTCTTTCCCTTAATCCCTTCTATTAAGCAAAGCTTACTGCATTTA includes the following:
- the LOC119988421 gene encoding thioredoxin 1-like; the encoded protein is MSTVLESIAVSRASGLSRPAVSPSPASSCLSSVSGRRISRALPEFKGLRMKLTPETRSFGSASRIQRSRQGRNGRIVCESQDIAVDVPSVTDKTWKSVVLESESPVVVEFWAPWCGPCRMLLPIIDELAKQYVGKIRVYKINTDECPSVASDYGIRSIPTVLIFKNGEKKDTIIGAVPKTTLAASIEKFL
- the LOC119988131 gene encoding 3-deoxy-manno-octulosonate cytidylyltransferase, mitochondrial-like, whose protein sequence is MSPSSSSSGSPSSTKSWIVHGIVAGAAISVAIGAAAYLGRFRKFRSRVVGIIPARFASSRFQGKPLVEILGKPMIQRTWERSKLATTLDHVVVATDDEKIAECCRGFGADVVMTSESCRNGTERCNEALQKLEKKYDIVVNIQGDEPLIEPEIIDGVVKALQAAPDAVFSTAVTSLKPEDAFDPNRVKCVVDNRGYAIYFSRGLIPYNKSAQVNPDFPYLLHLGIQSYDSKFLRIYPDLQPTPLQLEEDLEQLKVLENGYRMKVIKVDHEAHGVDIPEDVEKMEALMRERNLT